A region of Streptomyces sp. WMMC500 DNA encodes the following proteins:
- a CDS encoding response regulator transcription factor yields MPDVTEERQFSAARPIRVFLVDDHEVVRRGLRDLLEAEPGIEVAGEAGTFAQALARGPALRPDVAVLDVRLPDGDGIGVCRELRSRMPELACLMLTSFDDDDALLDAIMAGASGYVLKQIKGGDLVSAVRTVASGQSMLDPATTARLMTNLRRDDGPSEPGNEALAGLSPRELDVLELIGEGLTNRQIGQRLFLSEKTVKNHISRLLAKLGVERRIQAAVLASKAHRPPGA; encoded by the coding sequence GTGCCCGACGTGACAGAGGAAAGGCAATTCTCGGCGGCCCGCCCCATCAGGGTCTTCCTCGTCGACGACCACGAGGTGGTCCGGCGCGGCCTGCGCGACCTGCTGGAGGCCGAACCCGGCATCGAAGTGGCGGGCGAGGCGGGCACCTTCGCCCAGGCGCTCGCCCGCGGGCCCGCGCTGCGGCCCGACGTCGCCGTGCTGGACGTACGGCTGCCGGACGGCGACGGGATCGGGGTCTGCCGCGAGCTGCGCTCGCGGATGCCCGAACTGGCGTGCCTGATGCTGACGTCGTTCGACGACGACGACGCGCTGCTGGACGCGATCATGGCGGGCGCCTCGGGCTACGTGCTCAAGCAGATCAAGGGCGGCGACCTGGTCTCCGCGGTACGCACCGTGGCCTCCGGGCAGTCCATGCTCGACCCGGCGACCACCGCCCGGCTGATGACGAACCTGCGGCGCGACGACGGCCCTTCGGAGCCGGGGAACGAGGCGCTCGCCGGGCTGTCGCCGCGCGAACTCGACGTGCTGGAGCTGATCGGCGAGGGGCTGACGAACCGGCAGATCGGCCAGCGGCTGTTCCTGTCCGAGAAGACGGTGAAGAACCACATATCCCGGCTGCTCGCCAAGCTGGGCGTGGAGCGCCGCATACAGGCGGCGGTGCTCGCCAGCAAGGCGCACCGGCCGCCGGGCGCGTGA
- a CDS encoding TIGR03086 family metal-binding protein, translating to MAENETLALHSAALDQFAGYVHQVGPDQWGAPTPCTDWSVRDLVNHMTVEQLWVPPLLAGDTVAGVGDEYDGDQLGDDPVAVWDEAAAEARAAFAEPVALARTVHLSYGDSKAESYCVEMAVDAIVHSWDLARGIGADDVLPPELAEFALEQVEPQASMLAASGLFADPVPVPPGADAQTRLLGLTGRRD from the coding sequence ATGGCAGAGAACGAGACCCTGGCCCTGCACTCAGCCGCGCTCGACCAGTTCGCCGGGTACGTCCACCAGGTCGGGCCCGACCAGTGGGGGGCGCCCACGCCGTGTACGGACTGGAGCGTGCGCGATCTCGTCAACCACATGACCGTTGAGCAGTTGTGGGTGCCGCCGCTGCTCGCCGGGGACACGGTCGCGGGGGTGGGCGACGAGTACGACGGCGACCAGCTCGGCGACGATCCCGTGGCCGTCTGGGACGAGGCCGCCGCCGAAGCCCGGGCCGCCTTCGCGGAGCCGGTCGCCCTGGCCCGTACCGTGCACCTGAGCTACGGGGACAGCAAGGCCGAGTCGTACTGCGTGGAGATGGCCGTCGACGCCATCGTGCACTCCTGGGACCTGGCCCGGGGCATCGGCGCGGACGACGTACTGCCGCCGGAGCTGGCGGAGTTCGCGCTGGAGCAGGTGGAGCCGCAGGCGTCGATGCTGGCGGCCAGCGGGCTCTTCGCCGACCCGGTGCCGGTGCCGCCCGGCGCGGACGCGCAGACGCGGCTGCTGGGTCTGACCGGGCGCCGCGACTGA
- a CDS encoding GAF domain-containing protein: protein MATSGHGGGQLPRLQLDQLLDELQLRIDEVRGTRDRVHSLLEAVLTVGRELDLRQVLRRIVEAAVVLVDAEYGALGVIEPGERLAQFIPVGISVEEYEQIGPLPQGHGVLGELIRHPEALRIHQLQDHPSSYGFPANHPPMHSFLGVPIRVRDEVFGNLYLTEKRGAKEFDGEDEAVLSTLAVAAGVAIENARLYEEARRRQRWIEASAEVTNTLLSGAQEQEVLGLMLDRARSILRADLGTVSLPAEGADELRIVLAQGTAADGLEGRTLPMKGTLSGAAFTRVELAISDDMAGDERVRASVLPVSGIGPAVAVPLGTSDGLRGVLLVGREPGGERFGPEETDALVGFAGQAAVAMELAQRRRDAEQLALFEDRDRIARDLHDLAIQRLFATGMTLQSALRFVTHEEGTERLLRAVDDLDETIKIIRTTIFGLRRHERGATAQGLRLRVLSQVKDSVATLGFTPALRTEGLLDTDVPAPVADHLVAVLGEALSNAARHAGASSVDITVIAGQGLVALTVTDDGRGLPPGGRRSGLANIAERARELGGELTLDPPAGGGTRLVWRVPLDRRAAQDRGAPAAQADAREDGADGTDGGARDPGRA from the coding sequence ATGGCGACAAGCGGACACGGAGGCGGGCAGTTGCCCCGGCTCCAACTCGATCAGCTCCTGGACGAGCTGCAACTGCGCATCGACGAGGTGCGCGGCACGCGCGACCGCGTGCACAGCCTGCTGGAGGCGGTGCTCACGGTCGGCCGGGAGCTGGATCTGCGCCAGGTCCTGCGGCGGATCGTGGAGGCCGCGGTGGTGCTCGTCGACGCCGAGTACGGGGCGCTCGGCGTGATCGAACCCGGCGAGCGGCTGGCGCAGTTCATCCCCGTGGGGATCTCGGTCGAGGAGTACGAGCAGATCGGACCGCTGCCCCAGGGGCACGGCGTGCTCGGCGAGCTGATCCGGCACCCGGAGGCGCTGCGCATCCATCAGCTCCAGGACCACCCGTCCTCCTACGGCTTTCCGGCCAATCACCCTCCGATGCACTCCTTCCTCGGTGTGCCCATCCGGGTCCGCGACGAGGTCTTCGGCAACCTCTACCTGACGGAGAAGCGCGGCGCCAAGGAGTTCGACGGCGAGGACGAGGCGGTCCTGTCGACGCTCGCCGTGGCCGCGGGCGTGGCGATCGAGAACGCCCGGCTCTACGAGGAGGCCCGCCGCCGGCAGCGCTGGATCGAGGCCAGCGCCGAGGTGACCAACACGCTGCTCTCCGGCGCCCAGGAGCAGGAGGTGCTGGGCCTGATGCTGGACCGGGCCCGCAGCATCCTCAGGGCCGACCTCGGCACCGTCTCGCTGCCCGCCGAGGGCGCCGACGAACTGCGCATCGTGCTCGCCCAGGGCACCGCCGCCGACGGGCTCGAAGGGCGCACGCTGCCCATGAAGGGCACGCTGTCCGGCGCCGCCTTCACCCGGGTGGAGCTGGCGATCAGCGACGACATGGCCGGCGACGAGCGGGTACGCGCCAGCGTGCTGCCGGTCAGCGGCATCGGCCCCGCGGTCGCCGTGCCGCTGGGCACCAGCGACGGGCTGCGGGGTGTGCTCCTGGTCGGCCGCGAGCCGGGCGGCGAGCGCTTCGGCCCGGAGGAGACCGACGCCCTCGTGGGCTTCGCCGGGCAGGCGGCGGTGGCCATGGAGCTGGCTCAGCGGCGCCGGGACGCCGAGCAGCTCGCGCTCTTCGAGGACCGCGACCGCATCGCCCGGGACCTGCACGACCTGGCCATCCAGCGGCTGTTCGCCACCGGCATGACGCTGCAGAGCGCGCTGCGCTTCGTGACGCACGAGGAGGGCACGGAGCGGCTGCTGCGGGCCGTCGACGACCTGGACGAGACCATCAAGATCATCCGCACCACGATTTTCGGCCTGCGCCGGCACGAGCGCGGGGCGACCGCGCAGGGCCTGCGGCTGCGCGTGCTCAGCCAGGTCAAGGACTCGGTCGCCACGCTCGGGTTCACGCCCGCGCTGCGGACCGAGGGGCTGCTGGACACCGACGTGCCGGCGCCGGTGGCCGACCACCTCGTGGCGGTGCTCGGCGAGGCGCTCTCCAACGCCGCCCGGCACGCGGGCGCGTCGTCGGTCGACATCACGGTGATCGCGGGACAGGGCCTCGTCGCGCTCACGGTGACGGACGACGGGCGCGGCCTGCCGCCCGGCGGGCGGCGCAGCGGGCTGGCGAACATCGCGGAGCGGGCCCGGGAGCTCGGCGGCGAGCTGACGCTCGACCCTCCGGCGGGCGGCGGTACGCGCCTGGTGTGGCGGGTGCCGCTGGACCGGCGGGCGGCGCAGGACCGGGGCGCCCCGGCGGCGCAGGCGGACGCGCGGGAGGACGGAGCGGACGGCACGGACGGGGGCGCCCGGGACCCCGGGCGGGCCTGA